From the Shewanella amazonensis SB2B genome, one window contains:
- the dacB gene encoding D-alanyl-D-alanine carboxypeptidase/D-alanyl-D-alanine endopeptidase, translating to MTASPSASGQPLEATEVPDNALVEPLLPEPTPIKEERGAEPAFFADTPSSIPPASSLSPLKDIAPAWYLAIKPKQTNVAVLAVDLKTQQVIISDNSERAMLPASVQKLLLALAAQHTLGPDFRFHTQLFVQGFKPPVLERLYIGFSGDPLLTSAELSALLGSLKQQGVRTINQVYLVSAVDKSDKAPGWVWDDLGVCYASPVAEFSLDKNCVKASLRPTEKGDGTYVRLAKDAAISIENQLNYRPGASFKECSPHLSVVGPNRYLLHGCYSGKQALPLSIAVTDTDAWLQEKVAGLLKAAGFNSHTPKRLHTLPANAHLIADHQSATMDSLLSEMLKESDNLIADALLKQLGKRKGQDESDFYQGSKEMAANLTLLGVDLSSANLVDGSGLSRYNLLNARQLMQTLLLIHHTEAYASLKDGLPVSGKDGTLLYKRGFNSLPLKDRVQAKTGSMQGVSNLAGFLRSGDREYAFVVLENGLVEPESQNGKRKPGFAATLLKALLQHEPQIMSAQK from the coding sequence GTGACAGCGTCTCCTTCAGCAAGTGGTCAACCATTGGAAGCAACTGAGGTGCCCGATAACGCGCTTGTCGAGCCGCTCTTGCCAGAACCCACGCCTATCAAAGAGGAGCGCGGCGCAGAGCCTGCCTTTTTCGCTGATACCCCATCTTCCATCCCGCCCGCCAGTTCGCTTTCTCCGCTGAAGGATATTGCCCCTGCCTGGTACCTTGCCATCAAGCCCAAACAAACCAACGTCGCCGTACTTGCCGTCGATCTGAAAACCCAGCAGGTCATTATCAGCGATAACAGCGAACGCGCCATGTTGCCTGCCAGTGTGCAAAAGTTGCTGCTGGCATTGGCGGCGCAGCATACCCTCGGGCCGGATTTTCGCTTTCATACCCAGCTTTTTGTTCAGGGGTTTAAACCTCCTGTGCTCGAGCGCCTCTATATTGGCTTTAGCGGCGACCCACTGCTCACCAGCGCCGAGCTCAGCGCCCTGCTTGGTAGCCTTAAACAGCAAGGCGTACGCACCATTAATCAGGTTTATCTGGTTTCTGCCGTCGATAAGAGCGATAAGGCACCCGGATGGGTTTGGGACGACCTGGGGGTTTGCTACGCCTCACCCGTTGCCGAGTTCAGTCTCGATAAAAATTGCGTTAAGGCATCATTGCGACCAACCGAAAAAGGTGATGGCACCTACGTGAGATTGGCAAAAGATGCAGCAATATCCATTGAAAATCAGCTGAACTATCGACCTGGGGCCAGCTTCAAAGAATGCAGCCCTCACCTGTCGGTTGTGGGACCTAACCGCTACCTGCTCCATGGCTGCTACAGCGGCAAACAAGCCCTTCCCTTATCCATTGCAGTGACAGACACAGATGCGTGGTTACAGGAAAAGGTTGCAGGCCTTTTGAAAGCTGCCGGATTCAACTCCCACACACCCAAGCGTTTACATACGTTGCCTGCCAATGCCCACCTGATTGCTGACCATCAGTCGGCGACCATGGACTCCTTGCTGAGTGAAATGCTCAAAGAGTCGGATAACCTGATTGCCGATGCGCTCCTTAAGCAATTGGGTAAGCGCAAGGGGCAGGATGAGTCAGACTTCTATCAGGGCAGTAAGGAAATGGCAGCCAATTTGACCTTGCTCGGCGTTGACCTGTCCAGCGCCAATCTGGTTGATGGCTCTGGCTTATCACGCTACAACCTGCTTAATGCCCGCCAATTAATGCAAACACTTCTGTTGATCCATCACACAGAAGCATACGCCTCCCTCAAAGATGGGCTACCAGTGTCAGGAAAAGACGGCACGCTGCTTTACAAACGCGGTTTCAATTCGCTGCCGTTAAAAGACCGGGTTCAGGCTAAAACCGGCAGTATGCAAGGTGTGTCAAACCTGGCGGGCTTTTTACGCAGTGGTGATAGGGAATACGCTTTTGTGGTACTTGAGAACGGGTTGGTAGAGCCTGAAAGCCAAAACGGCAAACGTAAACCGGGATTTGCCGCCACCTTACTTAAAGCCCTGTTACAGCACGAACCACAGATCATGTCGGCACAAAAATGA
- a CDS encoding DUF1904 domain-containing protein produces MPHLRIRGLASDAVARLSRELPARLAAITATEVSSYTMEWIPSQFFQQGEACQPLVMVEVLWFQRNESTQDDMEACIREHLLAETQLSVAVIFIGLDKRGYYRDGRHF; encoded by the coding sequence ATGCCTCATCTCAGAATTCGTGGCCTTGCATCTGACGCTGTGGCCCGATTAAGCCGTGAATTGCCAGCACGACTGGCCGCCATAACGGCGACAGAGGTGTCAAGTTACACTATGGAGTGGATCCCCAGTCAATTTTTCCAACAGGGAGAGGCATGCCAACCACTGGTCATGGTGGAGGTGCTTTGGTTTCAACGGAATGAATCAACGCAGGACGACATGGAAGCCTGCATTCGTGAACACCTTTTGGCTGAAACCCAATTGAGTGTTGCCGTTATTTTTATTGGGTTGGACAAGCGGGGTTATTACCGTGATGGCCGGCACTTCTAA
- a CDS encoding DUF3080 family protein has translation MAVLSRFTRSAARLKILCLLPVLCSVLQACTPSGADALWEDYEQRLARVLGDGSPDEMPFSATTIPRFPLPQKRGLHQGGAIGLLELGRLGHCKLGGLIANHNSGLGKVAEPAIRLVYEIEFIQAAPECIATLQDDNLLSGKLADELERKQSTVHETFIWFLENDDDIRQHLFVKGIGLDTASGNAGLSDTQQHLHTLVAIRRAMEADNVDSVDVMALSQAVKSLSKNDYLARYMAGMDAHLRALQRLNQRLDGHRLMRCTPGHNPARQEILLNVLTKYFIGKIQPYLGVYSESQFALSSHMQSLFKGSEWQAQVEYYFSDGGISEEIKAAVRHHIRLWQGLQQSCMLEIKPGTAGRTSG, from the coding sequence GTGGCCGTTTTATCAAGGTTTACGCGAAGCGCTGCAAGGCTAAAGATCCTGTGTTTACTCCCGGTGCTTTGTAGTGTGTTGCAAGCTTGCACTCCCAGTGGCGCCGATGCCCTGTGGGAAGATTATGAACAACGTCTTGCCAGAGTCCTGGGAGATGGGTCACCTGATGAAATGCCCTTTTCAGCAACGACAATCCCCCGATTTCCCCTGCCCCAAAAGCGCGGATTACATCAAGGTGGCGCCATTGGTCTACTGGAACTTGGCAGACTTGGGCATTGCAAGCTCGGCGGCCTTATCGCCAACCACAACAGTGGTCTTGGAAAGGTGGCTGAACCTGCCATCCGGCTTGTCTATGAGATTGAATTCATTCAGGCCGCACCGGAATGTATAGCAACGTTGCAGGACGATAACCTACTGAGCGGCAAACTTGCTGATGAGCTCGAGCGCAAGCAATCCACAGTGCATGAAACTTTTATCTGGTTTTTGGAAAACGATGATGACATACGGCAACACCTGTTTGTGAAGGGAATTGGTCTGGATACCGCAAGTGGCAATGCAGGGCTTTCCGACACTCAGCAGCACCTGCACACTCTGGTTGCGATCCGCCGTGCGATGGAGGCTGACAATGTGGACTCTGTCGACGTCATGGCTTTAAGCCAAGCAGTGAAGTCCCTTAGCAAAAACGATTATTTAGCGCGCTACATGGCAGGTATGGACGCACATTTAAGGGCTCTGCAAAGACTTAACCAGCGCCTGGACGGCCATCGATTGATGCGATGTACACCGGGTCACAACCCCGCCCGTCAGGAAATTCTTCTCAATGTTTTGACGAAATATTTTATTGGTAAAATTCAGCCCTATCTTGGCGTATACAGTGAGAGCCAATTTGCGCTTTCGTCCCATATGCAATCGCTGTTTAAAGGCAGCGAGTGGCAAGCCCAAGTGGAATATTACTTCAGCGACGGCGGCATCAGCGAAGAGATAAAAGCCGCTGTAAGGCACCATATCCGTCTCTGGCAAGGGCTGCAGCAAAGTTGCATGCTTGAAATAAAACCCGGTACGGCAGGCCGCACATCCGGATGA
- a CDS encoding S41 family peptidase, translated as MLYLRKSSVAIALMLTLGACSGGGGDSSSGDNGSGGNNGGTTGDITWVQGTFADAGVYKNFCANPRSGTSDKTGTALHEKMWLRSWTNETYLWYSEVPDNDPNNYTTAAYFDQLKTTQKTASGANKDRFHGSMSTEEWEALSNSGESLGYGVEFQLLKASPPRQIVAAYTEPGSQAANAGILRGAEFLEANGVDVVYSNDVDALNAAFFPTEKGKASTFKIRDVNGEEKTVSLTANTVTQVPVQNVKAITTTSGKVGYLQFNSHIATAEGALVSAIDTLKAQGVTDLVLDVRYNGGGLLAIASQLGYMIAGPSRTSNKIFENTTFNDKHTSTNPVTGQALVPMPFINTGVGFSYSQGQALPYLGLGRVFVLTTAATCSASEAIINGLRGIDLDVVQIGNRTCGKPYGFYPTDNCGTTYFSIQFRGENDKGFGDYADGFEPRNSPVLSGEPVNGCNMADDFTKQLGDPAEAMLAAALQYRLDGSCPAAAVAQYAPSRGTQETVAGEALSDGRELNVFRNNRVMTLPEGKNQ; from the coding sequence ATGCTGTACCTACGCAAAAGCAGTGTGGCAATTGCCCTGATGCTCACCCTTGGAGCCTGCTCCGGTGGCGGCGGTGATTCTTCATCCGGTGACAATGGTTCCGGTGGCAATAACGGTGGTACGACAGGCGACATCACCTGGGTACAGGGAACATTTGCCGATGCCGGCGTTTATAAAAATTTCTGCGCCAATCCCCGCAGCGGTACCAGTGATAAAACCGGAACCGCCCTCCATGAGAAAATGTGGCTGCGTTCCTGGACCAATGAAACCTACCTCTGGTACAGCGAAGTTCCCGACAATGACCCAAACAATTACACCACAGCGGCCTATTTTGACCAGCTGAAAACAACCCAAAAGACCGCCAGTGGCGCCAATAAAGACAGGTTCCATGGATCGATGTCTACCGAAGAATGGGAGGCCTTGTCCAACTCGGGTGAATCTTTGGGTTATGGTGTCGAGTTCCAGCTGCTCAAGGCATCCCCTCCCCGGCAGATCGTGGCTGCCTATACCGAGCCGGGCAGCCAGGCGGCCAATGCCGGAATTCTTCGCGGCGCCGAGTTTTTGGAAGCCAATGGCGTCGATGTGGTTTACAGCAATGATGTGGATGCGTTAAACGCCGCGTTTTTCCCCACTGAAAAAGGCAAGGCATCCACCTTTAAAATTCGTGACGTGAATGGTGAAGAAAAAACCGTTTCGCTGACCGCCAATACCGTGACTCAGGTTCCGGTGCAAAATGTCAAAGCTATCACGACAACGTCAGGCAAGGTTGGCTATCTGCAGTTCAATAGTCATATCGCCACCGCAGAAGGGGCGTTGGTGAGTGCAATCGACACACTCAAAGCGCAAGGTGTAACAGATTTGGTGCTGGACGTGCGTTATAACGGTGGTGGTTTGCTTGCCATTGCCAGCCAGCTTGGCTATATGATTGCCGGCCCGAGCAGAACCTCAAACAAAATATTTGAAAACACCACCTTCAACGACAAGCACACCAGCACCAACCCAGTAACTGGCCAGGCACTGGTACCCATGCCCTTTATTAATACCGGCGTGGGCTTTTCTTACAGTCAGGGTCAAGCACTCCCGTATTTGGGACTGGGCCGGGTATTTGTATTGACAACAGCCGCTACCTGCTCTGCCTCCGAAGCCATTATCAACGGACTTAGAGGCATCGACCTGGATGTCGTGCAGATTGGTAACCGTACCTGTGGTAAACCCTACGGTTTTTATCCTACAGATAACTGCGGTACCACTTATTTCTCCATCCAGTTCCGCGGTGAAAATGACAAAGGCTTTGGTGACTATGCTGACGGCTTTGAGCCGAGAAACTCTCCGGTCCTGAGTGGCGAGCCAGTGAATGGCTGTAACATGGCAGACGATTTCACCAAGCAGCTTGGCGATCCCGCCGAAGCCATGTTGGCGGCCGCGCTGCAATATCGACTTGATGGCAGTTGTCCTGCTGCCGCTGTCGCTCAGTATGCGCCGTCACGGGGAACACAGGAGACAGTTGCGGGCGAAGCACTGTCAGATGGACGCGAGCTAAACGTATTCCGTAACAACAGGGTAATGACCTTGCCAGAGGGCAAGAACCAATAA
- a CDS encoding tRNA/rRNA methyltransferase has translation MLSVVLVEPARAANVGAAARAMKTMGFTQLILIGSQPHLEDEARWVAHGATDILDNARVLDSFDDLRAEFDLLIATTARERGSPRTFLNPEELAITLGQSGAQSMALVFGRESSGLSNQELSQCDLFSYVPLAGDYPSLNLGQAVMVYTYALSGVERTIGLQTRDADERQIQSLKHKANELANQLGLSEQDKLRPWLQDSIGRLSERDCKLAHQLISDIMSKING, from the coding sequence ATGTTGTCCGTTGTACTTGTAGAACCCGCCCGCGCGGCAAACGTAGGCGCTGCGGCCCGTGCCATGAAAACCATGGGATTTACGCAGCTGATCTTAATCGGCAGCCAGCCACATCTGGAGGATGAGGCGCGCTGGGTTGCCCATGGCGCAACAGACATACTCGATAATGCGCGGGTGTTGGACTCCTTCGATGACCTGCGCGCAGAGTTTGATTTGCTCATCGCCACGACCGCCAGGGAGCGAGGCAGCCCCCGCACTTTTCTCAACCCGGAAGAACTTGCCATCACTCTTGGGCAGTCCGGCGCGCAATCCATGGCGTTGGTGTTCGGGCGCGAGTCCAGCGGCCTATCGAATCAGGAACTCTCCCAGTGCGATCTCTTCAGCTATGTTCCCCTTGCCGGTGACTATCCATCACTCAATCTTGGCCAGGCGGTGATGGTGTATACCTATGCCCTCAGCGGTGTTGAGCGTACGATTGGCCTGCAGACCAGGGATGCCGATGAACGGCAGATCCAATCGCTCAAACACAAGGCCAATGAACTTGCGAACCAACTTGGACTCTCGGAACAAGATAAACTCAGACCTTGGCTGCAAGACAGTATAGGGCGTTTGTCCGAGCGGGATTGCAAGCTGGCACATCAACTGATAAGTGATATTATGAGCAAAATAAACGGCTGA
- the pssA gene encoding CDP-diacylglycerol--serine O-phosphatidyltransferase, translating to MVEKLQGIALQPEQLKWLLTPQDFKSCLLERIASAKQVIYIAALYLEDDEAGREVMDALLAAKAANPSLDIKVLVDFHRARRGLIGHKGDSGNYLMYRRVMENHPGAFGIYGVPVKAKEFMGVLHLKGFIIDDAVIYSGASLNNVYLHQADKYRFDRYHLIENPALALSMRSMIDNYLLADPAVSLLTQPAEDEVLPQKVDVRTFKQRLCEAQYQFEGVSRGNRVTPLVGLGSKHNALNKSVISLVESARSELFICTPYFNPPRVLVRALVKQLRNGVKIDIVVGDKTANDFFIPPEKEFNTIGALPYLYEQSLRKFAKRQQWAIEAGLLNIHLWKHDNNSYHLKGISADNRRHLITGSNLNPRAWALDLENGLLVQDETGVWQQSFAQEQAHILNHTQRLYHYSQVDTLHHYPVPVKKIMNRIRRLKADILLRRIL from the coding sequence TTGGTTGAAAAGCTGCAAGGCATTGCCCTTCAACCTGAGCAGCTCAAGTGGCTGCTGACCCCTCAGGATTTCAAATCTTGTCTGCTCGAGCGTATTGCATCGGCCAAACAGGTCATTTATATCGCGGCTCTCTATCTTGAAGACGACGAAGCGGGCAGGGAAGTTATGGACGCTTTGCTCGCTGCCAAAGCCGCCAATCCATCGCTGGATATCAAGGTGTTGGTCGACTTTCACCGAGCGCGTCGCGGGCTTATCGGTCATAAGGGGGACAGCGGTAATTATCTGATGTACCGCCGTGTGATGGAAAATCACCCCGGCGCCTTTGGGATTTACGGCGTGCCGGTAAAAGCCAAAGAGTTTATGGGTGTATTGCATCTCAAAGGCTTTATTATCGATGATGCCGTTATCTACAGTGGTGCCAGTCTTAATAATGTCTATTTACATCAGGCAGATAAGTATCGTTTCGACCGTTATCATCTGATTGAAAACCCCGCACTTGCCTTAAGCATGCGCTCGATGATTGATAACTATCTGCTCGCGGACCCTGCCGTCAGCCTGCTGACACAGCCGGCAGAAGACGAAGTGTTGCCGCAAAAGGTGGATGTACGCACGTTTAAACAACGTTTGTGTGAAGCGCAATATCAGTTTGAGGGCGTCTCCCGTGGCAACAGGGTAACCCCACTTGTTGGGCTTGGCAGCAAGCACAATGCCTTGAATAAGTCGGTGATTTCACTGGTTGAGAGTGCCCGCTCCGAACTCTTTATCTGTACGCCTTACTTCAATCCGCCCCGGGTGTTGGTGCGCGCGCTGGTAAAGCAGCTTAGAAACGGCGTTAAAATCGATATCGTGGTGGGGGATAAGACTGCAAACGACTTCTTTATCCCTCCGGAGAAAGAGTTCAACACCATTGGTGCGTTGCCTTATTTGTATGAGCAGTCACTGCGCAAGTTTGCCAAACGTCAGCAGTGGGCCATAGAGGCTGGATTGCTCAATATCCACCTGTGGAAACACGATAACAACAGTTATCACCTCAAGGGGATAAGCGCGGATAACCGCCGCCATCTGATCACAGGTTCAAACCTGAATCCTCGTGCCTGGGCACTGGATCTGGAAAATGGTCTGCTGGTACAGGATGAAACGGGTGTGTGGCAGCAAAGTTTTGCCCAGGAGCAGGCTCATATTCTCAATCACACACAAAGGCTGTATCACTACAGTCAGGTTGATACGCTGCATCATTATCCCGTACCGGTTAAAAAAATCATGAATCGCATCCGCAGGCTTAAGGCTGATATTTTGCTGCGTCGTATCCTGTAA
- a CDS encoding PhoX family protein, translated as MSKATHNPNCFNQSNNTPFAEVLDRHLSRRNFVKSGLGLGAMTAFAGLGLAGCGSDSSPVTPPVTTPTPLPPPTQSDITLGFDSIPGSLTDGVSIPQGYRAQVLAPWGTPLNDKAAPWKDDGSNTSDDQANAVGQNHDGMHFFPLNDAADDGLLCINHEYIEPDALHPTGPSVDPVTGLRTILDEVRKEINAHGVTVVRIKRTNGVWEVIKNDPHNRRFTGATTFDMSGPVAYSDHLVTAFSPDGSQTRGTLNNCGNGSTPWGTYLTCEENWPEYFVNKGEMSAANARIGVATKDTRYGWNHFAGHDEERADEFSRFDITPTGISALYDYRNEANGHGYIVEIDPYSPNQRGIKRTALGRFRHEGCTFGKLEEGKPVVFYSGHDSRFEYLYKYVSDALWSEADANSSNRIATGDKYMNDGTLYVARFDEDGQGEWLPLVPGTVTTDGKTLGEHLGTLADIIVNTAGAADLVGATPMDRPEWCAVDPFTGSVYLTLTNNTRRTEANPANPRLKNSFGHIIRWNEGASDTEFSWDIFVFGSPANGDSETNLSGLTDENQFASPDGLAFDPRGIMWVQTDNGAKEVTEHTNDQMLAVVPSRLLDAEGNQKPLRADNQMELRRFFVGPNDCEVTGVAFSPDYQSLFANIQHPGNWPYSDDATQITPAGISIRPRAATVVISKVDGTEVGV; from the coding sequence ATGAGCAAGGCTACCCATAATCCAAATTGTTTTAACCAAAGCAACAATACCCCATTTGCCGAGGTGCTGGACCGTCATCTTTCTCGCCGCAACTTTGTAAAAAGCGGTCTGGGCCTTGGCGCCATGACCGCATTTGCGGGTTTGGGCCTCGCAGGCTGTGGCAGTGATTCAAGCCCGGTAACGCCTCCAGTGACCACACCAACACCACTCCCTCCACCAACCCAGTCAGACATCACTCTGGGCTTTGACTCCATTCCCGGTTCGCTCACCGATGGCGTTTCCATTCCCCAAGGCTACAGAGCTCAGGTGCTGGCACCCTGGGGAACCCCGTTGAATGATAAGGCTGCCCCCTGGAAAGACGATGGCAGTAATACGTCGGACGATCAGGCCAATGCAGTGGGGCAGAACCACGACGGTATGCACTTTTTCCCACTGAATGATGCCGCCGACGATGGTCTGCTGTGCATCAACCATGAATACATTGAACCAGATGCACTGCATCCAACTGGCCCTAGTGTTGACCCGGTCACGGGCCTTCGCACCATCCTTGATGAAGTGCGCAAGGAAATCAACGCTCACGGCGTGACTGTGGTACGTATCAAACGCACCAATGGCGTATGGGAAGTCATTAAAAACGATCCCCATAACCGCCGTTTTACCGGTGCTACCACATTTGATATGTCAGGCCCTGTTGCATACAGCGATCATCTGGTTACCGCTTTCTCGCCCGATGGCAGTCAGACCCGAGGTACCCTGAACAATTGCGGTAACGGTTCAACCCCTTGGGGCACCTACCTGACCTGTGAAGAAAACTGGCCAGAATACTTCGTCAACAAAGGCGAAATGTCTGCCGCCAACGCCCGTATCGGTGTTGCAACCAAGGACACCCGCTACGGATGGAACCACTTTGCCGGCCACGATGAAGAGCGGGCAGATGAATTCAGCCGCTTCGACATCACCCCAACCGGAATAAGTGCCCTCTACGATTACCGCAATGAAGCCAATGGTCACGGCTATATCGTTGAAATCGACCCCTACAGTCCTAATCAGCGCGGTATCAAACGTACGGCCCTGGGTCGCTTCCGCCATGAAGGGTGCACCTTCGGTAAACTCGAAGAGGGTAAGCCCGTTGTGTTCTACTCAGGGCACGATTCCCGCTTTGAGTATCTTTACAAGTACGTATCAGATGCACTTTGGTCTGAGGCCGATGCCAACAGCAGCAACCGCATTGCTACCGGTGATAAGTACATGAATGACGGTACCCTCTACGTCGCACGCTTCGATGAGGATGGCCAGGGCGAGTGGTTGCCATTGGTGCCGGGAACTGTCACCACCGATGGCAAAACCCTGGGTGAGCATTTGGGGACACTTGCAGACATCATAGTCAACACTGCAGGAGCAGCCGATCTGGTGGGGGCGACCCCAATGGATCGCCCAGAATGGTGTGCTGTCGACCCCTTCACCGGCAGTGTGTACCTGACGCTGACAAACAATACCCGACGCACCGAAGCCAATCCGGCCAACCCCCGCTTGAAAAATAGCTTTGGTCACATCATTCGTTGGAATGAAGGCGCCTCTGATACCGAATTCAGTTGGGATATCTTTGTCTTTGGTTCTCCGGCCAACGGTGACAGTGAAACCAATCTCAGTGGCCTGACCGATGAGAACCAGTTTGCAAGCCCGGACGGCCTGGCATTTGACCCACGTGGCATCATGTGGGTACAAACCGACAACGGAGCCAAGGAAGTGACTGAACACACCAACGACCAGATGCTGGCTGTGGTGCCCTCCAGGTTGCTCGACGCAGAGGGCAATCAAAAACCACTTCGCGCCGATAACCAAATGGAACTGCGCCGTTTCTTCGTGGGTCCCAACGACTGTGAAGTGACAGGTGTAGCCTTCAGCCCTGATTATCAAAGCCTGTTTGCCAATATCCAGCACCCCGGCAACTGGCCTTACAGTGACGATGCTACCCAGATTACCCCGGCCGGTATTAGCATCAGGCCAAGGGCAGCCACTGTGGTTATCTCAAAAGTTGATGGCACCGAAGTGGGCGTGTAA
- the eco gene encoding serine protease inhibitor ecotin — protein sequence MQKAFSVKNLMLTGLFSLATLSVAHATSPAHPDGVNQNMITAQHFTSADYQAQEASKMFPAPAAGMVQHILTLPALENEGNYMVEVQIGQTKLVDCNKHGLRGELQTRDLQGWGYNYYEVTEIGEGPSTMMACFDKAKTEAFVRIPGDYKFAYNSKLPMVFYIPEGAELKYRVWRADTVFNTSKN from the coding sequence ATGCAAAAAGCCTTTTCTGTTAAAAATCTGATGTTGACCGGCCTCTTTTCACTGGCAACCCTGTCAGTTGCCCATGCCACTTCGCCGGCGCATCCTGACGGGGTAAATCAAAACATGATCACCGCCCAGCACTTTACCTCTGCCGATTATCAGGCGCAGGAAGCCAGCAAGATGTTTCCGGCCCCCGCTGCCGGTATGGTGCAGCACATCCTGACCCTGCCTGCCCTTGAAAATGAGGGTAATTACATGGTGGAAGTGCAAATCGGCCAAACCAAGCTGGTGGACTGTAACAAACATGGCCTCAGAGGCGAGCTGCAAACCAGAGATCTTCAGGGATGGGGCTACAACTACTATGAAGTCACCGAAATTGGTGAGGGTCCAAGCACCATGATGGCCTGTTTCGATAAAGCCAAGACAGAAGCCTTTGTGCGCATACCTGGCGACTACAAGTTTGCTTACAACAGCAAGCTGCCGATGGTGTTTTATATTCCTGAGGGTGCTGAGCTTAAGTACCGCGTATGGCGGGCTGATACTGTGTTCAACACCTCTAAAAACTGA
- a CDS encoding tRNA-uridine aminocarboxypropyltransferase — MVNENKEHAVHRLYRYRKSISSKPFTARGKNLRRCEQCLLGEQFCTCEYRSQLNTNTAFMLLMYDDEVLKPTNSGRLIADLIPDTWAFLWSRTQVDEEVLALIKHPDFMPFVVFPGEYASPEQVVHQTINDEMLGGKRPLFIMLDGCWREAVKMFRKSPYLAGLPLLSFDAGELARYALRKGQRDFQFGTAEVAAMVLGAMGESHNSEQLATWFDLFVESTLLGRNRRPGACLDERYRLIARFSEGQTPVSG; from the coding sequence ATGGTTAATGAGAACAAGGAACACGCGGTACACAGGCTGTATCGGTATCGCAAATCCATATCATCAAAACCATTCACTGCACGGGGCAAGAATTTACGCAGATGTGAGCAATGTCTACTGGGGGAGCAGTTTTGCACTTGTGAATATCGCTCACAGCTAAATACCAATACCGCCTTTATGTTGCTGATGTACGACGATGAAGTGCTCAAGCCGACCAATAGTGGTCGCTTGATTGCCGATCTGATACCCGACACCTGGGCCTTTTTGTGGAGCCGTACCCAGGTAGATGAAGAGGTGTTGGCGCTGATAAAGCATCCCGACTTTATGCCTTTTGTCGTTTTTCCCGGGGAATATGCCTCACCTGAGCAAGTAGTACATCAGACCATTAACGACGAGATGTTAGGGGGTAAACGGCCACTCTTTATCATGCTGGATGGCTGCTGGCGGGAAGCGGTGAAGATGTTTCGAAAGAGCCCGTATTTGGCCGGCTTGCCACTGCTGTCATTCGATGCCGGTGAACTTGCGCGATACGCCCTTCGCAAAGGGCAGCGGGATTTTCAGTTTGGTACAGCAGAAGTAGCGGCCATGGTTTTGGGGGCGATGGGGGAAAGCCACAACAGTGAGCAGCTTGCCACCTGGTTTGATTTGTTTGTGGAGTCAACCCTGCTGGGACGCAACCGCAGACCCGGCGCCTGCCTCGATGAGCGCTATCGCCTGATTGCCAGATTCAGTGAGGGGCAAACCCCGGTTTCTGGCTGA